In Malus sylvestris chromosome 16, drMalSylv7.2, whole genome shotgun sequence, the following are encoded in one genomic region:
- the LOC126607393 gene encoding protein WVD2-like 7 isoform X2 gives MSGEIEEPFSFSFQADSLHSGSISFGRFENEVLYWEKWSSFSRNRYVEEVEKCLKPGSVIERKAYFEAHFKKKGFPKPNLVECYSGTSYQVCENGVLESDAYGEEFEDGNEDNSCAQFDEGSEGSEYHGDSEVNEYEKEDPEVSLSDLQRASELNDEDILVAIKDDNSEETNQIGKGCDMFSSIIDEPENNVIENHDGDAVNADESYNSVKINPKTAADDEVNMTIVESLHSSSSKLKAGKECKISKSRVKSKASISPVKRSISSESSKDCTKNSNTREREGTRRKTAIPTTQSVPRTPKSEESTNLKGKFAHESRSGKKLGEPQPPAVKPESRGRKKANRLHQRVNLTKSNIRSSVATFNFKSSERAERRKEFFTKMEEKMHAKEDEMNKIQAKKQEKAEAEMRQLRKSLNFKAAPMPSFYHVAVNAAPDGSKVVSTKFSKVQSKSTNPGSGAAARFPSHSEAGKVEPPTANVSVNTADLHEASRETNSIMADPSETSSVSSATLSSRNLSRDTATKSEHPRTKGREKDANYTQKHRLLESGKMAKSQKAEGKQKVGVQKNGREMARKGMKGGVGFGSSSRMGHLTVGVAS, from the exons ATGTCTGGGGAGATAGAAGAGCCCTTTAGTTTTAGCTTTCAG GCGGACTCTTTACACTCTGGTTCCATATCATTTGGGAGGTTCGAAAACGAAGTTTTATATTGGGAAAAGTGGTCGTCGTTCTCGCGTAACAGATATGTTGAAGAGgttgaaaaatgcttgaaaccGGGTTCAGTTATTGAGCGGAAAGCTTACTTCGAAGCTCATTTCAAGAAGAAAGGttttcccaaaccaaatttaGTTGAGTGCTATAGCGGTACAAGTTATCAAGTCTGTGAAAATGGTGTCTTGGAGAGTGATGCGTACGGAGAAGAATTTGAAGACGGAAATGAAGACAACAGTTGCGCTCAATTTGATGAGGGCTCCGAGGGTTCAGAGTACCACGGAGACAGTGAAGTGAATGAATATGAAAAGGAAGATCCTGAAGTTTCATTGTCTGATCTTCAGAGGGCATCAGAGTTGAACGATGAAGATATTCTGGTCGCTATTAAAGATGATAATTCCGAGGAAACAAATCAAATTGGAAAAGGTTGTGATATGTTTTCTTCAATTATCGATGAACCAGAGAACAATGTAATTGAGAATCATGATGGTGATGCTGTGAATGCTGATGAATCATATAATTCTGTTAAGATAAACCCCAAGACTGCAGCAGATGATGAAGTTAACATGACTATTGTGGAAAGTTTGCATAGTTCTTCTTCAAAG TTGAAGGCTGGAAAAGAATGCAAAATTTCCAAGTCCAGAGTAAAATCTAAGGCCAGCATTTCTCCGGTTAAGAGAAGTATTTCTTCTGAGTCGTCTAAAGATTGTACAAAGAACTCTAATacaagagaaagagagggtACACGAAGAAAAACCGCCATTCCAACTACACAATCAGTTCCCAGGACTCCAAAATCAGAG GAATCTACAAATCTGAAGGGAAAATTTGCTCACGAAAGTAGAAG TGGTAAGAAACTTGGTGAACCTCAACCTCCTGCCGTCAAGCCTGAGTCCAGAGGACGCAAAAAGGCAAACAG GCTTCACCAAAGAGTCAATTTGACCAAGTCTAATATAAGATCAAGTGTTGCAACTTTCAATTTCAAAAGTTCTGAACGAGCAGAAAGGAGGAAAGAG TTCTTCACAAAGATGGAAGAAAAAATGCATGCCAAGGAAGATGAGATGAATAAGATCCAAGCAAAAAAGCAG GAAAAAGCCGAAGCTGAGATGAGACAACTCCGCAAAAGCCTCAACTTTAAAGCAGCACCAATGCCTTCCTTCTACCATGTAGCTGTGAATGCAGCGCCTGATGGGAGCAAG GTTGTATCTACCAAATTCTCTAAAGTACAAAGCAAGTCAACAAATCCAGGGAGTGGAGCCGCTGCAAGATTTCCATCACATTCAGAGGCTGGCAAGGTTGAACCTCCCACTGCTAACGTTTCTGTAAACACAGCTGATTTGCATGAGGCCTCGAGAGAAACTAACAGCATCATGGCTGATCCCTCTGAAACTAGTTCAGTTTCTTCAGCTACACTGAGCAGCAGAAACTTATCCCGGGATACTGCAACTAAAAGTGAACACCCCAGGACGAAAGGAAGGGAGAAGGATGCTAATTATACGCAGAAACATCGGTTATTAGAGAGCGGTAAAATGGCAAAAAGTCAGAAAGCTGAAGGGAAGCAGAAAGTGGGAGTCCAAAAAAATGGCAGAGAGATGGCAAGGAAGGGTATGAAAGGCGGTGTCGGCTTTGGAAGCAGTTCAAGAATGGGTCATCTAACGGTTGGTGTTGCCTCATGA
- the LOC126607393 gene encoding protein WVD2-like 7 isoform X1, producing MSGEIEEPFSFSFQADSLHSGSISFGRFENEVLYWEKWSSFSRNRYVEEVEKCLKPGSVIERKAYFEAHFKKKGFPKPNLVECYSGTSYQVCENGVLESDAYGEEFEDGNEDNSCAQFDEGSEGSEYHGDSEVNEYEKEDPEVSLSDLQRASELNDEDILVAIKDDNSEETNQIGKGCDMFSSIIDEPENNVIENHDGDAVNADESYNSVKINPKTAADDEVNMTIVESLHSSSSKLKAGKECKISKSRVKSKASISPVKRSISSESSKDCTKNSNTREREGTRRKTAIPTTQSVPRTPKSEESTNLKGKFAHESRSGKKLGEPQPPAVKPESRGRKKANRLHQRVNLTKSNIRSSVATFNFKSSERAERRKEASHHFFTKMEEKMHAKEDEMNKIQAKKQEKAEAEMRQLRKSLNFKAAPMPSFYHVAVNAAPDGSKVVSTKFSKVQSKSTNPGSGAAARFPSHSEAGKVEPPTANVSVNTADLHEASRETNSIMADPSETSSVSSATLSSRNLSRDTATKSEHPRTKGREKDANYTQKHRLLESGKMAKSQKAEGKQKVGVQKNGREMARKGMKGGVGFGSSSRMGHLTVGVAS from the exons ATGTCTGGGGAGATAGAAGAGCCCTTTAGTTTTAGCTTTCAG GCGGACTCTTTACACTCTGGTTCCATATCATTTGGGAGGTTCGAAAACGAAGTTTTATATTGGGAAAAGTGGTCGTCGTTCTCGCGTAACAGATATGTTGAAGAGgttgaaaaatgcttgaaaccGGGTTCAGTTATTGAGCGGAAAGCTTACTTCGAAGCTCATTTCAAGAAGAAAGGttttcccaaaccaaatttaGTTGAGTGCTATAGCGGTACAAGTTATCAAGTCTGTGAAAATGGTGTCTTGGAGAGTGATGCGTACGGAGAAGAATTTGAAGACGGAAATGAAGACAACAGTTGCGCTCAATTTGATGAGGGCTCCGAGGGTTCAGAGTACCACGGAGACAGTGAAGTGAATGAATATGAAAAGGAAGATCCTGAAGTTTCATTGTCTGATCTTCAGAGGGCATCAGAGTTGAACGATGAAGATATTCTGGTCGCTATTAAAGATGATAATTCCGAGGAAACAAATCAAATTGGAAAAGGTTGTGATATGTTTTCTTCAATTATCGATGAACCAGAGAACAATGTAATTGAGAATCATGATGGTGATGCTGTGAATGCTGATGAATCATATAATTCTGTTAAGATAAACCCCAAGACTGCAGCAGATGATGAAGTTAACATGACTATTGTGGAAAGTTTGCATAGTTCTTCTTCAAAG TTGAAGGCTGGAAAAGAATGCAAAATTTCCAAGTCCAGAGTAAAATCTAAGGCCAGCATTTCTCCGGTTAAGAGAAGTATTTCTTCTGAGTCGTCTAAAGATTGTACAAAGAACTCTAATacaagagaaagagagggtACACGAAGAAAAACCGCCATTCCAACTACACAATCAGTTCCCAGGACTCCAAAATCAGAG GAATCTACAAATCTGAAGGGAAAATTTGCTCACGAAAGTAGAAG TGGTAAGAAACTTGGTGAACCTCAACCTCCTGCCGTCAAGCCTGAGTCCAGAGGACGCAAAAAGGCAAACAG GCTTCACCAAAGAGTCAATTTGACCAAGTCTAATATAAGATCAAGTGTTGCAACTTTCAATTTCAAAAGTTCTGAACGAGCAGAAAGGAGGAAAGAGGCAAGCCACCAT TTCTTCACAAAGATGGAAGAAAAAATGCATGCCAAGGAAGATGAGATGAATAAGATCCAAGCAAAAAAGCAG GAAAAAGCCGAAGCTGAGATGAGACAACTCCGCAAAAGCCTCAACTTTAAAGCAGCACCAATGCCTTCCTTCTACCATGTAGCTGTGAATGCAGCGCCTGATGGGAGCAAG GTTGTATCTACCAAATTCTCTAAAGTACAAAGCAAGTCAACAAATCCAGGGAGTGGAGCCGCTGCAAGATTTCCATCACATTCAGAGGCTGGCAAGGTTGAACCTCCCACTGCTAACGTTTCTGTAAACACAGCTGATTTGCATGAGGCCTCGAGAGAAACTAACAGCATCATGGCTGATCCCTCTGAAACTAGTTCAGTTTCTTCAGCTACACTGAGCAGCAGAAACTTATCCCGGGATACTGCAACTAAAAGTGAACACCCCAGGACGAAAGGAAGGGAGAAGGATGCTAATTATACGCAGAAACATCGGTTATTAGAGAGCGGTAAAATGGCAAAAAGTCAGAAAGCTGAAGGGAAGCAGAAAGTGGGAGTCCAAAAAAATGGCAGAGAGATGGCAAGGAAGGGTATGAAAGGCGGTGTCGGCTTTGGAAGCAGTTCAAGAATGGGTCATCTAACGGTTGGTGTTGCCTCATGA
- the LOC126607390 gene encoding auxin efflux carrier component 3-like isoform X2: MISWHDLYNVLTAVVPLYVAMILAYGSVRWWKIFSPDQCSGINSFVAIFAVPLLSFHFISTNDPYTMNFRFIAADTLQKIIMLFALGLWTNFTRNGSLEWLITIFSLSTLPNTLVMGIPLLIAMYGKKIPESGSLMVQLVVVQCIIWYTLLLFLFEYRGAKLLIMEQFPETAASIVSFKLDSDVVSLDGRDFLETDAEIGNDGKLHVKVRKSNASRRSLSAMTPRPSNLSSAEIYSLSSSRNPTPRGSNFNPSDLYSMMGVHGFNSCHSNFGPADLYSVQSSRGPTPRPSNFEENCAAQTVKTVPASYPAPNPEFSAPTAKNSDTIQKQQQPQVADQPVSDSAAAKTNSLLDAKELHMFVWSSSESPVSEGSGLHVFGGTDFGAAEESGRSDHGAKEIRMLVADHLQNGENKVPESAPTAEGYGGEALRCGWRGGEGEEAEGEKEGTTGLNKLASSSTAELHARGGRQMPPASVITRLILIMVWRKLIRNPNTYSSLIGLIWALIAFRSFHGTSTQDNSMWELSWRICNGSKVPHWPRRYGCRLHCCWPPGHPPPLSDCPGCSSSRTCSLCLCQGVQCSSSHS, from the exons ATGATTTCGTGGCACGACCTTTACAACGTGTTGACGGCGGTGGTGCCGCTGTACGTGGCGATGATCTTAGCCTATGGCTCCGTCCGGTGGTGGAAGATCTTCTCCCCTGACCAGTGCTCCGGCATCAACAGCTTCGTGGCGATATTCGCTGTCCCCTTGCTCTCCTTCCACTTCATCTCCACCAACGACCCCTACACCATGAACTTCCGGTTCATCGCCGCCGACACCCTCCAGAAAATCATCATGCTCTTCGCCCTCGGCCTATGGACCAACTTCACCCGCAACGGCAGCCTAGAGTGGCTGATTACGATTTTCTCCCTCTCCACCCTCCCCAACACTCTCGTCATGGGGATTCCGCTGTTAATCGCCATGTACGGCAAAAAAATCCCGGAATCCGGCAGCCTCATGGTGCAGCTGGTGGTGGTCCAGTGCATCATCTGGTACACTCTCCTACTCTTCCTGTTCGAGTACCGCGGTGCCAAGCTCTTAATCATGGAGCAGTTTCCGGAGACCGCTGCCTCCATCGTCTCCTTTAAACTCGACTCCGACGTCGTTTCGCTCGACGGCAGGGATTTTTTGGAAACCGATGCCGAAATCGGTAACGACGGGAAGCTCCATGTCAAGGTACGGAAGTCCAACGCATCGAGGCGGTCGCTATCTGCAATGACGCCCCGGCCGTCTAACCTCAGCAGCGCGGAGATTTACAGCCTGAGCTCCTCCCGAAATCCCACCCCGCGAGGCTCCAACTTTAACCCCTCCGATTTGTACTCCATGATGGGGGTTCATGGGTTCAACAGCTGCCACTCCAACTTCGGACCCGCCGACTTGTATTCGGTTCAGTCCTCCCGCGGTCCGACTCCACGGCCCTCCAATTTCGAGGAGAATTGCGCGGCTCAGACCGTTAAGACGGTACCCGCATCGTACCCGGCCCCGAATCCTGAATTCTCGGCGCCCACAGCTAAAAATAGCGACACAATTCAAAAGCAGCAGCAGCCGCAAGTGGCAGATCAACCGGTTTCGGACAGTGCTGCTGCTAAAACGAATAGTCTTCTCGATGCTAAAGAGCTCCACATGTTCGTTTGGAGCTCCAGCGAGTCCCCTGTTTCTGAAGGCAGTGGGCTCCATGTTTTTGGTGGGACCGATTTCGGTGCTGCCGAGGAATCTGGACGGTCCGATCATGGCGCCAAGGAGATCAGAATGCTTGTTGCTGACCACCTCCAAAATGGAGAAAACAAAG TTCCGGAGAGTGCGCCAACGGCGGAGGGGTACGGCGGGGAAGCGTTGAGATGTGGCTGGAGGGGTGGCGAGGGAGAGGAGGCTGAAGGGGAAAAAGAGGGAACCACAGGGCTTAATAAGCTGGCGTCCAGCTCCACTGCAGAGCTGCACGCAAGGGGCGGAAGGCAAATGCCGCCGGCGAGCGTTATCACCCGTCTGATCTTGATCATGGTTTGGCGGAAGCTTATCCGTAACCCCAACACGTATTCGAGCCTCATTGGTCTCATCTGGGCTCTCATCGCTTTCCG GTCTTTTCATGGCACTTCAACCCAGGATAATAGCATGTGGGAACTCAGTTGGCGGATATGCAATGGCAGTAAGGTTCCTCACTGGCCCCGCCGTTATGGCTGCCGCCTCCATTGCTGTTGGCCTCCGGGGCACCCTCCTCCACTTAGCGATTGTCCAG GCTGCTCTTCCTCAAGGACTTGTTCCCTTTGTCTTTGCCAAGGAGTACAATGTTCATCCAGCCATTCTTAG
- the LOC126607390 gene encoding auxin efflux carrier component 3-like isoform X1, giving the protein MISWHDLYNVLTAVVPLYVAMILAYGSVRWWKIFSPDQCSGINSFVAIFAVPLLSFHFISTNDPYTMNFRFIAADTLQKIIMLFALGLWTNFTRNGSLEWLITIFSLSTLPNTLVMGIPLLIAMYGKKIPESGSLMVQLVVVQCIIWYTLLLFLFEYRGAKLLIMEQFPETAASIVSFKLDSDVVSLDGRDFLETDAEIGNDGKLHVKVRKSNASRRSLSAMTPRPSNLSSAEIYSLSSSRNPTPRGSNFNPSDLYSMMGVHGFNSCHSNFGPADLYSVQSSRGPTPRPSNFEENCAAQTVKTVPASYPAPNPEFSAPTAKNSDTIQKQQQPQVADQPVSDSAAAKTNSLLDAKELHMFVWSSSESPVSEGSGLHVFGGTDFGAAEESGRSDHGAKEIRMLVADHLQNGENKVPESAPTAEGYGGEALRCGWRGGEGEEAEGEKEGTTGLNKLASSSTAELHARGGRQMPPASVITRLILIMVWRKLIRNPNTYSSLIGLIWALIAFRWHVGMPKIVEKSISILSDAGLGMAMFSLGLFMALQPRIIACGNSVGGYAMAVRFLTGPAVMAAASIAVGLRGTLLHLAIVQAALPQGLVPFVFAKEYNVHPAILSTAVIFGMLIALPITLVYYILLGL; this is encoded by the exons ATGATTTCGTGGCACGACCTTTACAACGTGTTGACGGCGGTGGTGCCGCTGTACGTGGCGATGATCTTAGCCTATGGCTCCGTCCGGTGGTGGAAGATCTTCTCCCCTGACCAGTGCTCCGGCATCAACAGCTTCGTGGCGATATTCGCTGTCCCCTTGCTCTCCTTCCACTTCATCTCCACCAACGACCCCTACACCATGAACTTCCGGTTCATCGCCGCCGACACCCTCCAGAAAATCATCATGCTCTTCGCCCTCGGCCTATGGACCAACTTCACCCGCAACGGCAGCCTAGAGTGGCTGATTACGATTTTCTCCCTCTCCACCCTCCCCAACACTCTCGTCATGGGGATTCCGCTGTTAATCGCCATGTACGGCAAAAAAATCCCGGAATCCGGCAGCCTCATGGTGCAGCTGGTGGTGGTCCAGTGCATCATCTGGTACACTCTCCTACTCTTCCTGTTCGAGTACCGCGGTGCCAAGCTCTTAATCATGGAGCAGTTTCCGGAGACCGCTGCCTCCATCGTCTCCTTTAAACTCGACTCCGACGTCGTTTCGCTCGACGGCAGGGATTTTTTGGAAACCGATGCCGAAATCGGTAACGACGGGAAGCTCCATGTCAAGGTACGGAAGTCCAACGCATCGAGGCGGTCGCTATCTGCAATGACGCCCCGGCCGTCTAACCTCAGCAGCGCGGAGATTTACAGCCTGAGCTCCTCCCGAAATCCCACCCCGCGAGGCTCCAACTTTAACCCCTCCGATTTGTACTCCATGATGGGGGTTCATGGGTTCAACAGCTGCCACTCCAACTTCGGACCCGCCGACTTGTATTCGGTTCAGTCCTCCCGCGGTCCGACTCCACGGCCCTCCAATTTCGAGGAGAATTGCGCGGCTCAGACCGTTAAGACGGTACCCGCATCGTACCCGGCCCCGAATCCTGAATTCTCGGCGCCCACAGCTAAAAATAGCGACACAATTCAAAAGCAGCAGCAGCCGCAAGTGGCAGATCAACCGGTTTCGGACAGTGCTGCTGCTAAAACGAATAGTCTTCTCGATGCTAAAGAGCTCCACATGTTCGTTTGGAGCTCCAGCGAGTCCCCTGTTTCTGAAGGCAGTGGGCTCCATGTTTTTGGTGGGACCGATTTCGGTGCTGCCGAGGAATCTGGACGGTCCGATCATGGCGCCAAGGAGATCAGAATGCTTGTTGCTGACCACCTCCAAAATGGAGAAAACAAAG TTCCGGAGAGTGCGCCAACGGCGGAGGGGTACGGCGGGGAAGCGTTGAGATGTGGCTGGAGGGGTGGCGAGGGAGAGGAGGCTGAAGGGGAAAAAGAGGGAACCACAGGGCTTAATAAGCTGGCGTCCAGCTCCACTGCAGAGCTGCACGCAAGGGGCGGAAGGCAAATGCCGCCGGCGAGCGTTATCACCCGTCTGATCTTGATCATGGTTTGGCGGAAGCTTATCCGTAACCCCAACACGTATTCGAGCCTCATTGGTCTCATCTGGGCTCTCATCGCTTTCCG GTGGCATGTGGGGATGCCAAAAATAGTAGAAAAGTCAATTTCCATACTGTCTGATGCTGGACTTGGAATGGCTATGTTCAGCTTAG GTCTTTTCATGGCACTTCAACCCAGGATAATAGCATGTGGGAACTCAGTTGGCGGATATGCAATGGCAGTAAGGTTCCTCACTGGCCCCGCCGTTATGGCTGCCGCCTCCATTGCTGTTGGCCTCCGGGGCACCCTCCTCCACTTAGCGATTGTCCAG GCTGCTCTTCCTCAAGGACTTGTTCCCTTTGTCTTTGCCAAGGAGTACAATGTTCATCCAGCCATTCTTAGCACTGC GGTTATTTTCGGAATGTTGATAGCGTTACCTATTACATTGGTCTACTATATTCTTCTGGGATTGTAG
- the LOC126607393 gene encoding protein WVD2-like 7 isoform X3 produces MSGEIEEPFSFSFQADSLHSGSISFGRFENEVLYWEKWSSFSRNRYVEEVEKCLKPGSVIERKAYFEAHFKKKGFPKPNLVECYSGTSYQVCENGVLESDAYGEEFEDGNEDNSCAQFDEGSEGSEYHGDSEVNEYEKEDPEVSLSDLQRASELNDEDILVAIKDDNSEETNQIGKGCDMFSSIIDEPENNVIENHDGDAVNADESYNSVKINPKTAADDEVNMTIVESLHSSSSKLKAGKECKISKSRVKSKASISPVKRSISSESSKDCTKNSNTREREGTRRKTAIPTTQSVPRTPKSEESTNLKGKFAHESRSGKKLGEPQPPAVKPESRGRKKANRLHQRVNLTKSNIRSSVATFNFKSSERAERRKEASHHFFTKMEEKMHAKEDEMNKIQAKKQEKAEAEMRQLRKSLNFKAAPMPSFYHVAVNAAPDGSKDESLPKRNLLILSQLIGP; encoded by the exons ATGTCTGGGGAGATAGAAGAGCCCTTTAGTTTTAGCTTTCAG GCGGACTCTTTACACTCTGGTTCCATATCATTTGGGAGGTTCGAAAACGAAGTTTTATATTGGGAAAAGTGGTCGTCGTTCTCGCGTAACAGATATGTTGAAGAGgttgaaaaatgcttgaaaccGGGTTCAGTTATTGAGCGGAAAGCTTACTTCGAAGCTCATTTCAAGAAGAAAGGttttcccaaaccaaatttaGTTGAGTGCTATAGCGGTACAAGTTATCAAGTCTGTGAAAATGGTGTCTTGGAGAGTGATGCGTACGGAGAAGAATTTGAAGACGGAAATGAAGACAACAGTTGCGCTCAATTTGATGAGGGCTCCGAGGGTTCAGAGTACCACGGAGACAGTGAAGTGAATGAATATGAAAAGGAAGATCCTGAAGTTTCATTGTCTGATCTTCAGAGGGCATCAGAGTTGAACGATGAAGATATTCTGGTCGCTATTAAAGATGATAATTCCGAGGAAACAAATCAAATTGGAAAAGGTTGTGATATGTTTTCTTCAATTATCGATGAACCAGAGAACAATGTAATTGAGAATCATGATGGTGATGCTGTGAATGCTGATGAATCATATAATTCTGTTAAGATAAACCCCAAGACTGCAGCAGATGATGAAGTTAACATGACTATTGTGGAAAGTTTGCATAGTTCTTCTTCAAAG TTGAAGGCTGGAAAAGAATGCAAAATTTCCAAGTCCAGAGTAAAATCTAAGGCCAGCATTTCTCCGGTTAAGAGAAGTATTTCTTCTGAGTCGTCTAAAGATTGTACAAAGAACTCTAATacaagagaaagagagggtACACGAAGAAAAACCGCCATTCCAACTACACAATCAGTTCCCAGGACTCCAAAATCAGAG GAATCTACAAATCTGAAGGGAAAATTTGCTCACGAAAGTAGAAG TGGTAAGAAACTTGGTGAACCTCAACCTCCTGCCGTCAAGCCTGAGTCCAGAGGACGCAAAAAGGCAAACAG GCTTCACCAAAGAGTCAATTTGACCAAGTCTAATATAAGATCAAGTGTTGCAACTTTCAATTTCAAAAGTTCTGAACGAGCAGAAAGGAGGAAAGAGGCAAGCCACCAT TTCTTCACAAAGATGGAAGAAAAAATGCATGCCAAGGAAGATGAGATGAATAAGATCCAAGCAAAAAAGCAG GAAAAAGCCGAAGCTGAGATGAGACAACTCCGCAAAAGCCTCAACTTTAAAGCAGCACCAATGCCTTCCTTCTACCATGTAGCTGTGAATGCAGCGCCTGATGGGAGCAAG GATGAATCGCTTCCGAAAAGGAATCTATTGATTCTCTCCCAATTGATTGGACCGTAG